ACAGAGTCTAAGTAAAGAGAAGGAGTGTGTTCAGGAAAGAGAGGGTGACCTAATCCTGCTGGAGACTAGAGTGTGTATAGGGAAAATCACTTATTTCTGCTATCTCCTGCAGTTGCCACACCAGCTGAAGGGACAGAGGCCCCTCCAGAAAtccactcctcccccaccaccccaacctCTCAATACCTTCGAGTTTCCAGAGCGTCTTCAGTAGCAGCTGCCAACCCACCAACCTTCCTGCCATCTACCAGAGCCTCAGAGACCTCAGCTCCGGAGGGGCTGCTTAAGCCCCAGACAGCCAGCTACAATTACCACAGCAGGCTTCACAGGCACAGGTAAGAGGTCTCCACCACCCAGAATGGGCTAGAGGTCGGGCAACGTAGTCAAGAGGTAGGAGACCCACTGAACTCTTCTCACAACATCTGCCAACAGAGACCCTTCTTGTCTTTAGGCCCCTGTGGGCCATACTACCTATGAGTGTAGCACATTAGCTCATTAGTCCAATGACAAGAATACACTTGGCAGTGCCCCAGCAGGAGATCCTGTAGGAAGGAGACCCAAATCTTTAAGTTGCTCAGCATTCATTCAGATCTGCTTTGATGGGGaactgaataagaaaaaaaaaaaaaactaatgatgaaacTATTAACTATTCAATtgatttcatctgttttcttttgctttttcagtgTGGCTaggatatttaaaattacatgtgtaATTTTAACGTAGTATTTCTACTGGAGGGCACTGGTCTAAAGACTGGGACACACCCAGGAAAGTGCTGCAATGGATCACTAGGGGGCAGCATCAGAGCAGCCTCCAAAGAAAACCTGTAAGAATTGGAATTATTTTTGCCTAAGCAAAGACAAGCATGTTGGTGAGGAAAGGGACCTCCAGCATCATttgtgttttatagatgaggaactgAGGTCATCAGAActacgtgtttttttttttttttaagattttatttattcatttgacagacagagatcaggagtaggcagagaggcaggcagagagaggaggaagcaggcttcctgctgagcagagagccctatgtggggcttgatcccaggaccctgagatcatacctgagctgaaggcagaggcttaaccctctgagccacccaggcgcccagaactATGTGTTTTCAAATAGAACCAGGACTCCTGATTCCTAGTTCAGTAGACTCCACCAGCCGGCCAGTGGAGAACTCAAGTCAGTTCaaccaacattttctttctttatttcttttttcctttttttttttttttttaaatttatttatttgagagagagagagaaagcacaaatgggaggggaagagagagagggagagacaatctcaagcagactctgtgctcaacaCTGAGCCATCTGGGGGCTCactctcacgaccctgaggtcatgacctgagctgaaaccaagagtcagaagctcaactgactgcgccacccaggtgtccctcaaccAACATTTTCTCAGTTTCTACTATCTGCCAGGCATTGTGCTCTGTCctgaaaaatgtaagaaagatgAAAACATGAAATATCCAGGTCTTCTCTTACTAACGTCAGTCTGATTGTAATAAGTGTTGTAATCCGTACAAACACAAGAACTGAggacagtgagaaaaaaataattctagtttTCCATGGTTGCAAGAGAAAATAGAACTGATGTACTCACCCTTTAAGGAAAGTAAAATTTCAATCTGTAAACAACATGGAGGGAAGACCTTTTAAGCAGAGGGCACCCCATGTGAGAAACATCTTTTCCACTGTTATAAGAAACTTAATTTGCTTAGTATTTGCACTAATCTTGTAAAGAATCCGAGATGCAAACAGTCAGAGGGGAACTGACATTTACTGATTGCTGCTTGGACCAGGTGCTTTCCCTTCTTTATACCTACAATTTTGTTTCATCCTTGAACAGTTCCGTGAAATAGGCTTTACTCTACCCATTTCTCCGGAAATGAGGCTCAGCGAGGTTCGGAGACTGATTCAAGATCACACGGCCAGTAGAAAGCTGAACCTGAATTTATATCCGGGTTTCATGACTCCAATAGACAAGGCTCtttgagggtggggtggggagaaggctttttttaagaaaggggcCATTTCCCAAAAAGTTGGCTATTTGGGGATGCTGCCTtaaacctccctccctcccagacgtcttccttccctctccctctcctttcttcctcagaGCCTTCCACCAGGACCCCTTGCCTGGGTTGGAAAGCCAAGGATTTCACATCCTGGTCCCCACCACCCTGGCCCTCATCCTGGCGGCACTGCTGGGGCTGTTGATGAAAAGGGTCATCCAAAGGAGAAAAGGTGAGCGGCTGGGGGCTCAGTTGGAACAAGGCGAGTTGTGAGAAAGGCCCATTCAGACTCCGCTGgaagccaccccccaccccgccgagCTTCCCCAAGGGAAAACTCAGGAGCTTCAGATGGGCAACCTGGGGCACGAGAAACGTGGCAGGGGGTCTACGGTCTGGAAAGGGGGATAGGGACGTGGAGGGCGGCCTGGGGCCTTTGGTCTTTCGTGTTGGGCCAGGCTGTGGCTCATACATTCAGAGCATCTCCACGGCAGACCCGGCCAAGCGCCCCGGGGAGGGAGACAGCCCGTAGTTTCCTGAGACCCGAGTGAGGGGGACGGTGGCTCAGGGCCCCTGACACCTTTCTCCTCTTCCCGGGCAGCCCTCTCCAGGCGCGTCCGCCGAGCCGCCGTGAGGATGCGCGCCCTGGAGGCGTCCCAGCGGCCCCCGACGCAGCGGCCCCGCGCCTCGCAGCCGCCGCGCTCCCAGAACATCTACAGCGCGTGCCCGCGGCGCGCCAGGGCGGCGGACGCTGAGGGTGAGCCGGGGGCCGGGCGCCGCGGGGACAGAcggccgggccgggcgggggccACGCGGAGCGAGCCCCTTGAGCACCAAGCGGCCGCAGAAATTGCGCGGACACCAAGGCTGCGCCCGAACCCCTTGCCTCCGGGAACGCCCGCACCGCCGCTCGGGCTCCGCCTCCCCAGGGCTTccggcgggccgggggcggggccagggcgggccaggggcggggcagaggcgGGCCAGGGGCGGGCAGGGCCGCGGCCACGCCCTCACCTTCGTCTCCTGGTCTCCGTAGGTGAGGGGGAGGTACCTCTCCCAGGCCTCCGAGCGCCGGCGCCCCCTGCCGCTCCGCAGGTAAGCTCTGCCCCGCCCCTGCTTGGCATCTGCGGCCCGAAGCCGGCCCTAGACCTGGGCTTGGCCCTGGGGGGAGGCGGCTCCCGAAGCTGCGCGTTAGCCGGAGGGCACGGCTTTCCCAGCAGCTCCTGGGCCCCGAGTCTGGGAAGAAGTTGTGTCAGTTTCCTCCTTTGAGGGTGTCGGTGGACTGAGAGTCCAACGATCGTGGTAGACTCCGTTACCTGGCTTCTAGCCATGGGGCAAATTGGGGGTTAGTAGAGGCGAGGGATGGCAATTCTACACACGAAGGGCTTTCATGTGAAAGAGCTGCGATTTCCAGGAGGTCTTAGGGATTGGAATCTACCCAGTTTTACTTCAATATGAGGGAGAACTTTCTAGTAAACTCTTGTCGATGAGAGGAGGCACTTTGCCCATCACTAGAGGTACTAAGCCTGGCCTAGAGGATGACTTGGCGGACAGATGTCAAGACGTAGAGGATTTAACCCTTGGATGAGGCGGAGTCCTCTGGAAATCTATGAATGGCCATAGAGAACTCCTGTTGTCTGTGGATAGCCATTGGCAGACGGGTAACAAGTATTTGAACTGtccattcatttttgtttatccaAATTAAGAAGAGAAACTATTTTATTCTCTGAAGTAGCCCAGAGTAGTTAAAAACTACTACTACCATTGCCCCAGGAACCAGGAAAAAACTAAGCTTGGTGAATGTCCTAGTTTTAATTGGGGGTGTTGACAAAGCTAATGCAACCACAAAGGCTCACCACAGGGCTCACGAGATGGAAGCCTGTTTTCCTCCCAAGTTAAGGCAGGGGACCAGGAAGAGGTGGCCAAAGCCACCAGGTCATCCAGGGACTCAAACAACTTCTGTCTTGTTGCTCGACTATCCTCTGGAGTCTCGTCTGGTCCACCATCAATGCTCAGTCACAGCCTCATGTCTCCATTCCAGCCCCTTAGAGACAGCAAAAGGTGTTTCTTTAagaccatgaccctgaggttTCATGCATCCCATCCAGGCACATCCCATTGTCCATTGCCTAGTCATGTAGCCACACCTATCTTCAAGGGAGACTGAGACATGGACTCCCTAACTGGACAATTGTGTGCCTTGCTAAAAAGGTACAGTGATGCCCAGTAACCAGTAACAGCTCTGCCATAGTCACCTCCAGCTTCCTGACCTTGCCCTTACCCACCCCTGCTGGAGAAGGCTCGTAGTAGCACAGGTATGGCCCAGCAGCACCATCTACCATTACACCAGCCCTTTCCTCTTGAACTTCCCCGCTGCCACACACACCCTCACCCAAGCCTGTACTTTGCTCCCATCTTACACTTCCTCCCTGCTTGAAACTCTCATTCCCACTATTAGGGACAAAACTCTTGACCAAACCAGTCCACCACAAGGTATGTATGGTTAATGGCTCAATATTTTAGCTTTCATAGGGAGCGTCTTGATTTTTCAAGCAGAATAAATTAATCTTAGGTGAAGGACGGTGACAAGCAGTGGGAGATATATCTTTGAAACACATtgcagctcattctctctctgctgaCGTTCACAAAGTAGTAGTTGCTTTCCATGACTGAGCACCTCCTGAGTGCCATCATGCTCATGGGCCCGAACTTGCAGTTCTCAGCACTTGTATTTCAATACGTGACTCTCCCTCCTGAAGCCTTGTTGGGTGGATGTTATAATAATTGTGCAGTGTTGGAATCAATGCACAGTGCTATCCTCCCCCACGCTGACCCATCCTGAAAGCAGATGACCCTGAAGTTTCTTTCCGGGGAAGAGGAGTACCACTGTGCCCAAGCAGCCTACggccttcctcctcttccctaccCAGCCCCTTCCTGGAATGTACTGTTATGCCACATCACAGCCTCTCTTAGTCCTTACAGAGGTGCAAGGGATGACTCACCGTGCTTCTGAATAACTCCCTAAGAAGATGCATATTTATTCCACAAGTCACACTGTCTAATCCCAGAGGGGAAACTCCTCTGGCAGCTGAGTCTCCTTCAGACCCATGCTTAGCCAGGTGACTTGAGCCCAAACCCCATTTAAGGCATTTCCTGCCCACATTAGATTTAAGTGGTTTCCAGTTATCTGCGTTGAGACGCCACCCTGAAACTGCCCAAGGCAGAGCCACCTCTGTGTCTTTGCCTTCTAGAAATCGGCAACCATGCACATGCCCCCCATTGCCCACTGTGAAAATCTATCTGGAGAGATACTAAAATCACCCTACTCAGATCCAATGATGCTTGTATGCTGGTTCCCAGGTATCTGAAGCTCTCTGGCTCCATGCCCCGTCTCTGAAGACCAGCTGTGAATACATGAGCCTCTACTTCAAGCCTGCTGCCAAAGCGGAGGACATGGATGCTGATGATTATGTCAATATCCCCTGTCTGACTCACCTAGCCAGCTGTCCCCCTGGGCCCAGACCCTGGTGCCAATGAGTCCTGTTGAGCTGCTGGATTCCAATACTTGCTCTGTTTCCAGAGCCCTCATCACCTCCCATGCCAACCTTGAGTCTCATTCCTGTGTCTCCTGAGAATAGCTCAGTAACCTCTCCCAACTCTTCTCGCACCCCTCTGGAGCCCCCTGTGGTTTTCAAGTGGGCCCTGGGCACATGGAGCATTTGTCCCAGTGCCAACTGCTTCCTCTCCAAGCCATGGGGTTCAAAGAGTATCTTCAATCACAGGGTCTTCGCTGCCCTGGCTCTAGACTCATGGCATCTGGCTGGAGATAGGCATAGGTGTTGCTTCAGGAGACTTTCTCGGGCTTGGGTGTCACACCAGTAGAAGGCTCCTGGACCTTCTAGTGAGACCATGCCTCAGTCCTGTGAGTTGGTTGATATGATGAAAGGTTGTAAATTTTCAGAGCATAGGCATGTTAGTGTCAGTGCTCCTAAACCCTTTATACTGTCTCCCTCCCTTGATGTACATAAGTGCTGTGACCCCAGTGTctcccctcttttaaaaataggatagcttgtgttatctctttattttccttccatgGCTTAGCAATGATATTTGTGCACTTTGTGTTGGTCTGTTTTGGCCATCCCAAACCGTTAACATCTCTCTGCATTCAGAAATGCCGCCTCATCTCTTTGCCAGGTAACTTCTGGCAAGGTAGGGAGGAAAGTGGCTTCTTGGAGGGCCTACCACTCCGCAAAAGCACTTATGTCATGAAGGGAGAGATCGCCCACCTCCTGCATAGACCTTCTCTTGAGTTTTCCAGGCAAGGGCATAGGCAGACTGAAGTCAACTACAAAGTTCAGCCAGAGCTCGGGACTAGGGATCACCCCAGTCTTGCTGTTAGGAAAAAGACCTTTCCTGGAGGCATATCTCTGCCTTACCGGCACTTGCCCACACTTAGGAAGAAGAGGCTGTCAGAACTGGGTTTCCTGCTTCTTATTAGCAGAGAGTGGCATCAAAGATTGGACGGTCATGTGATGACACCATTAGCAGTGTCAGCTTGATGATGGCACCCTCTCCAACAGCAAGTAAGAATAAGTAGTATAAGAAAGGAGGGCCCCCAaggagaagggatggggagaagggggtggggagaagtgaAATGTTTAGTGAGCCTGCTTCATGCCTGGCCCTTAGCCTGTATCTTGTATCTTCCATCATTTACATTCCAAACGGAtgcccctcacctcctccctgctgtgttcctgcaGATCTCATGGCAATATGGTTTCTATGTCCTGAAGTGCAACTTCAGCACTTCATTGTTCCTCAATCAttcaaagacagacaaaaaaatccagtttattaagcatttacttaGCACTTATCCACTGCCCCCCATTGTGTAAAGCATCATGGaggataaaaaaagaagcatgGGGAACAGTCCTTGCTGCCAACACAGAACTTACAGTCTGATGAATAAATACGGCATCGATTAAAACACTGATAGAAATTAAATAGAGTTGTAATAAATATAGAAATCTACTTTGTAGATTATTCACAGCATCCAAGAGAACCTTCCATGACTGTCTTTGGGGCCACTTCAAGAAAGAAGTCTTTGAGGATAAGCCTGGCCAAGAATGATATCCATCGTCAAAGGGGTGAAGTGTTCAGAGAACATCACTGGAAGGGATATGGCACATTCAAAATGACATGGAGAACAAGGAGGGTATCCTGGTGTTGGCATTCAGAACTGGTAGAATTTCTCCATCCACGTCAAGAGGGTATCCTGGTGTTGGCATTCAGGAGGGTATCCTGGTGTTGGCATTCAGAACTGGTAGAATTTCTCCATCCAGGTCAAGAGAATGTCCACTTCTCCAAAGGCTTTGGTCTGGGCTGATTGGATGTCCaactaaagagaaaagagagttgagggtctactGTATTAGCCACAGGAATAAGTTTCCTTGCCATCCTGTACTCCTGGAGCTCGCTGTGTCAGCTCTGGGATGGCCTCTGATGAGGGCACCCACCCATCACTTGTTCCTCCGCAAGGGTGTGGGAGGCAGTGAGGACCAAGGGACCAGTGAGTAGCAGTGGGCAAGGAGCAAGGGAAAGGCACCTGGAGCTCCTAATAACAAGAACTATGGAATCCTAGTGTGAGGTGGATTTTGCCACCTCCCGAGTTTACtatgcagatgaagaaactgaagtccagTTGCCCCCCTTCCTGTGTATAAGATTCCTCTTCACCACTTATTTTTACACTGATTGCTCTGTTCCTTAAAAAAGTGatcaaaatcatttattttttggaggGGTCTGCAGAtgaaatttggattttctttgttATCTTTATTTGGGAGATGGTAATatattc
The window above is part of the Mustela nigripes isolate SB6536 chromosome 10, MUSNIG.SB6536, whole genome shotgun sequence genome. Proteins encoded here:
- the FCMR gene encoding fas apoptotic inhibitory molecule 3 isoform X1, with product MDLWLWSLCFLPVAGALKILPEVKMEGVLGGSITIECPLPQMHLRLYLCREMTKTRGCATVVSSKNFVKEEYKERVTLKPCPDKNLFLVEVTELTKSDSGVYACGTGMNTDQGKTQLVTLTVFSEYEPFWEEEPMPEPPPWLHRFPHMPVPPWLQMPARDNSFEFVPKVATPAEGTEAPPEIHSSPTTPTSQYLRVSRASSVAAANPPTFLPSTRASETSAPEGLLKPQTASYNYHSRLHRHRAFHQDPLPGLESQGFHILVPTTLALILAALLGLLMKRVIQRRKALSRRVRRAAVRMRALEASQRPPTQRPRASQPPRSQNIYSACPRRARAADAEGEGEVPLPGLRAPAPPAAPQVSEALWLHAPSLKTSCEYMSLYFKPAAKAEDMDADDYVNIPCLTHLASCPPGPRPWCQ
- the FCMR gene encoding fas apoptotic inhibitory molecule 3 isoform X2, whose translation is MSDSVRVAGALKILPEVKMEGVLGGSITIECPLPQMHLRLYLCREMTKTRGCATVVSSKNFVKEEYKERVTLKPCPDKNLFLVEVTELTKSDSGVYACGTGMNTDQGKTQLVTLTVFSEYEPFWEEEPMPEPPPWLHRFPHMPVPPWLQMPARDNSFEFVPKVATPAEGTEAPPEIHSSPTTPTSQYLRVSRASSVAAANPPTFLPSTRASETSAPEGLLKPQTASYNYHSRLHRHRAFHQDPLPGLESQGFHILVPTTLALILAALLGLLMKRVIQRRKALSRRVRRAAVRMRALEASQRPPTQRPRASQPPRSQNIYSACPRRARAADAEGEGEVPLPGLRAPAPPAAPQVSEALWLHAPSLKTSCEYMSLYFKPAAKAEDMDADDYVNIPCLTHLASCPPGPRPWCQ